The proteins below are encoded in one region of Meriones unguiculatus strain TT.TT164.6M chromosome 18, Bangor_MerUng_6.1, whole genome shotgun sequence:
- the LOC132648994 gene encoding olfactory receptor 4K3-like, which produces MGEGNQSVVSEFILWGLSNSWNIQLSLFMIVLMLYLLIVSGNITILVLIITDPHLHSPMYFLLANLSFVDMWLSTITTPKMITDFLRENKTISFAGCMCQIFFAHCIAAGEMVLLVIMAYDRYVAKCKPLHYFTIMNLKRCTGFVLSSWTTGFVHAMSHLVVIVELPFCGPKEIDSFFCDMPLVIKLACIDSPVLDVLTNADCGVVAVTCFILLLISYTYILITVQQSSKAGAHKALSTCTAHITVVMIFFLPCIFIYVWPLNITWLDKFLAVFYSVFTPLLNPAIYTLRNKDMKNAMKRFISNYFGPKGNF; this is translated from the coding sequence ATGGGTGAGGGCAATCAGTCTGTGGTGTCAGAATTTATACTTTGGGGACTTTCCAACTCATGGAATATTCAGCTCTCACTCTTTATGATAGTTTTAATGCTTTATCTTCTCATTGTTTCTGGAAATATTACCATTCTGGTTTTAATCATCACTGACCCGCATCTGCATTCTCCCATGTACTTCCTGTTGGccaacctgtcttttgttgatatGTGGCTTTCTACGATCACCACTCCTAAAATGATCACAGACTTTCTCAGGGAAAACAAGACCATTTCCTTTGCAGGCTGTATGTGTCAGATCTTCTTTGCTCACTGCATCGCTGCAGGAGAGATGGTGTTGTTGGTGATAATGgcttatgaccgctatgtggccaaaTGCAAGCCACTGCATTACTTCACCATCATGAACCTGAAGAGATGTACTGGGTTTGTGTTGAGTTCCTGGACAACTGGATTTGTACATGCCATGAGTCACCTGGTAGTGATTGTGGAGCTGCCATTTTGTGGACCTAAGGAAATAGACAGTTTTTTCTGTGATATGCCATTGGTAATCAAGCTAGCTTGCATAGATTCCCCTGTTTTGGATGTTCTAACAAATGCTGACTGTGGGGTTGTGGCTGTAACCTGCTTTATTCTGTTGCTCATATCCTATACATATATCCTAATCACTGTACAGCAGAGCTCTAAAGCTGGGGCACATAAGGCCCTGTCCACGTGCACTGCCCACATCACAGTGGTGATGATCTTTTTTTTACCTTGCATCTTCATCTATGTGTGGCCCCTCAATATCACCTGGTTGGATAAATTTCTTGCTGTGTTTTACTCTGTTTTCACACCTCTCCTCAACCCAGCTATTTATACTCTGAGAAATAAAGACATGaaaaatgccatgaaaagattCATAAGCAACTATTTTGGTCCCAAAGGAAATTTCTAA